A DNA window from Undibacterium sp. YM2 contains the following coding sequences:
- a CDS encoding helix-turn-helix domain-containing protein: protein MTTPKPGQAVRGSQTGRPIMALLDLLGRRWTLRMIWELRGEPLSFRELRERCDAMSPTVLNQRLRELRETRIVEMGAAGGYCLSPSGLNLVKAMLPLLAWSEEWQQMLDDVQQQC, encoded by the coding sequence ATGACAACACCAAAACCGGGGCAGGCAGTGCGGGGATCGCAGACTGGCCGCCCGATCATGGCCTTGCTGGATTTGCTGGGCCGCCGCTGGACTTTGCGCATGATCTGGGAATTGCGGGGCGAGCCCCTGAGCTTCAGGGAACTGCGTGAGCGTTGCGACGCTATGTCGCCCACCGTGCTCAACCAGCGCCTGCGTGAACTGCGCGAAACCCGCATCGTCGAAATGGGTGCTGCTGGCGGTTACTGCCTAAGCCCCTCAGGCTTGAACCTGGTCAAGGCAATGCTACCCTTGCTGGCCTGGTCAGAAGAGTGGCAGCAGATGCTGGACGATGTCCAGCAGCAGTGCTGA
- a CDS encoding tetratricopeptide repeat protein: MIYTNTLNSKPEPCACKPISSSMYKSTLFATLLCSLLSAHALTANAITTAVTPPAKPAAAAPDVGAAAFREGNFALAFQDWSTRAASGEAAAQHNLGTLYLSGKGPDKDEAKAMEWFGKAAASGYASSQFNLAEGYRLGIGVEKDMAQAISWYQKAAAQGLASAQVTLGICLEMGLGVPKDMEQANKLYRAAADQHDAEAQFRLARIFALGLGTEVNQRVANIYAAQAANQSHPQAQTYLATQYLSGASMPRDVNLAIHLLAQAARQGHARAFAWLGNIYSEGNGIAADLPRAYLYFSIADRLDTAKEMQDMPNKQKLGLAFRLKTEEIQQAMTLASEWKLGNLPPRLVLPVLNTNQAKPEIYRGEVYYFKN; this comes from the coding sequence ATGATTTACACTAACACCCTCAATAGCAAACCTGAGCCGTGCGCCTGCAAGCCTATCTCATCATCCATGTACAAATCCACACTCTTCGCTACCCTGCTCTGCTCTCTGCTCTCAGCCCATGCTCTGACTGCCAATGCCATTACCACCGCCGTCACCCCACCAGCCAAACCTGCCGCAGCAGCACCAGATGTCGGCGCAGCCGCCTTCAGGGAGGGCAATTTTGCCCTGGCCTTCCAGGACTGGAGCACCCGGGCAGCAAGTGGCGAAGCCGCAGCCCAGCATAATCTGGGCACCCTGTACCTGAGCGGCAAAGGGCCAGACAAGGATGAAGCCAAGGCCATGGAATGGTTTGGCAAGGCTGCTGCTTCTGGCTATGCCAGTTCACAATTCAACCTGGCAGAAGGCTATCGCCTGGGCATAGGTGTAGAAAAAGACATGGCGCAAGCCATCTCCTGGTATCAAAAAGCTGCTGCGCAAGGATTGGCAAGCGCCCAGGTCACCCTTGGTATCTGCCTTGAAATGGGCCTGGGTGTGCCAAAAGATATGGAGCAGGCCAACAAGTTGTACCGGGCCGCCGCCGACCAGCACGATGCAGAAGCCCAGTTCCGACTCGCCCGTATTTTTGCGCTGGGCCTGGGTACCGAGGTCAACCAGCGCGTCGCCAATATTTATGCAGCGCAGGCCGCCAACCAGAGTCACCCCCAGGCGCAGACTTATCTGGCTACCCAGTACCTGTCAGGTGCCAGCATGCCACGCGATGTCAATCTCGCCATCCACCTGCTGGCACAGGCTGCCCGCCAGGGCCACGCCCGTGCATTTGCCTGGCTGGGCAATATCTATAGCGAAGGCAATGGCATTGCCGCCGACCTGCCCCGCGCCTACCTGTATTTCTCTATCGCCGACAGGCTCGATACCGCCAAAGAAATGCAGGACATGCCCAACAAACAAAAACTGGGCCTGGCCTTCCGCCTGAAGACAGAAGAAATACAGCAAGCCATGACACTGGCCAGTGAATGGAAGCTCGGCAATCTGCCACCGAGGCTGGTCTTGCCGGTCTTGAACACGAATCAAGCCAAGCCCGAGATTTATCGGGGTGAGGTTTATTATTTCAAAAACTGA
- a CDS encoding helix-turn-helix transcriptional regulator, with the protein MTEQLRTTMKVQRAIHNLTQADLAELTGITRKSINAIEMGHMVPSTLLALKLAKALQVTVETLFFIEEMGE; encoded by the coding sequence ATGACAGAACAACTCAGAACCACGATGAAAGTGCAGCGTGCCATCCATAACCTGACCCAGGCCGATCTGGCAGAGTTGACCGGCATTACACGCAAGTCCATCAACGCCATAGAAATGGGGCATATGGTGCCATCAACCCTGCTGGCCTTGAAGCTAGCCAAGGCTCTGCAGGTGACAGTAGAAACCCTGTTCTTTATTGAAGAAATGGGTGAGTAG